One part of the Sardina pilchardus chromosome 5, fSarPil1.1, whole genome shotgun sequence genome encodes these proteins:
- the LOC134079726 gene encoding uncharacterized protein LOC134079726 yields the protein MSRTHRPPVSLVLLLWMLDLTTSKDAVPPRGDAEVVCVFQEDYAVAPRGDAEVVCVFQEDCVLPCTFLRGGMVIHWYKQQIPVHSYYYHKDQLRLQNKHFSGRTHLFNTHIANGNASLMLRRVKVQDQGRYKCFTSTRKDSQETFVNLRVKALIPLVRMEMTNESVTCQSQNIYPAPEVWWSTDPPVPPGSLANSTRKTADSRGLFAVESSVGIVGNASDYAYFCSVISADGAQVWTASHRLQDDLFGDSGESVLVPCVAPKGFTLQNFTLSWTFSRSRSDDPGDDPSVLLTYDSRTRRPSMPWEGGVELDPEQVLLGNGSLRLLRPDSVQNTGRYTCTFSAPHTTHLIHTWVNITDRSADEDQRVCKRSWWGTAASICVFVVSMAAGVMRCFRTGGGPSAHANGGKLVKISMSQIDVPMLGLPGADAPGSGGSGLNDGGSLRLHTARVERTDHGSDEFQRHPIPEGGAAELEALGGDDPLEFLEGSDATIPSELGTDSPALLAPECDAGTPHAPGSESVVAGPEESDSAVPQQPGGGESTPQVTGNDVTTLHTTGNAVPAAGVPGQVMVIHCEAERAPKDQTPALDSAHSDPSYFLKLALFPAHKDIIPNILQRDEAVFIVPEQFQINGFR from the exons atGTCTAGGACACACAGGCCTCCTGTTTCGCTCGTGCTCCTACTGTGGATGCTGGACCTTACCACCTCTAAAG ATGCTGTGCCCCCGCGCGGCGATgcggaggtggtgtgtgtgttccaggaggACT ATGCTGTGGCCCCGCGCGGCGatgcagaggtggtgtgtgtgttccaggaggACTGTGTGCTGCCGTGCACGTTCCTGCGCGGGGGGATGGTGATCCACTGGTACAAGCAGCAGATCCCCGTGCACAGCTACTACTACCACAAGGACCAGCTCAGGCTGCAGAACAAGCACTTCAGCGGGCGCACACacctcttcaacacacacatcgccAACGGCAACGCCTCACTCATGCTCCGCAGGGTCAAG GTGCAGGACCAAGGCCGATACAAGTGCTTCACCAGCACCCGAAAGGACAGCCAGGAGACCTTCGTTAacctccgggtcaaag CTCTGATCCCATTGGTGAGGATGGAGATGACCAATGAGTCCGTCACCTGCCAGTCGCAGAACATCTACCCCGCCCCCGAGGTGTGGTGGTCCACGGACCCGCCCGTCCCCCCCGGTTCCCTGGCCAACTCCACCCGCAAGACGGCCGACTCCAGAGGCCTGTTCGCCGTGGAGAGCTCCGtggggattgtgggtaatgCCTCAGACTACGCCTACTTCTGCTCCGTCATCTCCGCAGACGGAGCGCAGGTGTGGACCGCCTCACACAGACTGCAAG atgACCTGTTTGGCGACTCTGGCGAAAGTGTGCTGGTGCCCTGCGTGGCTCCAAAGGGCTTCACGCTCCAGAACTTCACGCTCTCCTGGACGTTCAGCCGCAGCCGTAGTGACGACCCCGGCGATGACCCCAGTGTCCTGCTGACCTACGACAGTCGCACGCGGCGGCCCAGCATGCCCTGGGAGGGCGGCGTGGAGCTGGACCCGGAGCAGGTGCTGCTGGGAAACGGATCTCTGCGTCTACTGCGTCCAGACAGTGTGCAGAACACGGGCCGCTACACCTGCACCTTCTCCGCCCCCCACACCACTCACCTGATACACACCTGGGTCAACATCACCGACAGGAGTGCAG acgAGGACCagcgtgtgtgtaagaggtcCTGGTGGGGGACGGCCgcctccatctgtgtgtttgtggtctcCATGGCAGCAGGAGTGATGCGCTGCTTCAGGACAGGAG GAGGCCCATCAGCACATGCAAACGGAGGCAAACTGGTGAAGATCAGCATGTCTCAGATCG ACGTTCCCATGCTGGGTCTCCCTGGCGCTGACGCACCCGGGTCGGGCGGTTCTGGTCTGAATGACGGAGGAAGTCTCCGACTCCACACAGCCAGGGTTGAGCGCACAGACCACGGCTCTGACGAGTTCCAGAGGCATCCGATCCCTGAGGGTGGCGCTGCAGAACTAGAGGCTTTAGGAGGCGATGACCCGCTAGAGTTTCTGGAAGGAAGTGATGCAACAATCCCTTCGGAACTTGGAACTGATTCGCCAGCACTGCTTGCTCCAGAATGTGATGCAGGAACGCCACACGCACCAGGAAGTGAGTCAGTTGTGGCAGGTCCGGAGGAGAGTGACTCAGCAGTTCCTCAGCAACCTGGAGGTGGTGAGTCGACGCCACAGGTAACAGGAAATGATGTCACAACACTTCACACAACAGGAAATGCTGTCCCAGCTGCTGGCGTGCCGGGGCAGGTCATGGTGATCCACTGTGAAGCAGAGCGAGCTCCCAAAGACCAGACGCCAGCACTCGACTCCGCCCACTCAGACCCCTCCTACTTCCTGAAGCTAGCGCTCTTCCCCGCCCACAAAGACATCATTCCCAACATCCTGCAGCGCGACGAGGCCGTCTTCATCGTTCCGGAGCAGTTTCAAATCAACGGCTTCAGGTGA
- the LOC134079832 gene encoding CD276 antigen-like → MIGTFRGVCALLWLLSLGECRIPEFQVSCVMSEACVLPCSFTPAPDVLIRWYRQEVLILSFLPAEGQQGDHANVSLFRDQVAHGNASLLLQHSSPAARGRYTCRVNSSADDGAMVTVRVEAPISAVSISLRSEEQVMCETKGVYPAPSIQWATAPPSPPSLLRSSTRVIPAPGGRYDLDSTLTHRPTHATYICSIKAKYSPQLWTATLTEGADIVVKTDESVLVPCVAPKGFTLQNFTLSWTFSRSRSDDPGDDPSVLLTYDSRTRRPSMPWEGGVELDPEQVLLGNGSLRLLRPDSVENTGRYTCSFSAPHTTHLIHTWVNITATHTAAMTGHKESELWIVAVVVAVLALLVIAILLCKRRASRSKRKDVTIEDPETQPMQTVRPVGESTVESSHLTENVKDTYT, encoded by the exons ATGATCGGGAcgtttagaggtgtgtgtgctctgttatGGCTCCTTTCCCTGGGGGAGTGTAGGATTCCAG AATTCCAGGTGAGCTGTGTGATGTCAGAGGCCTGCGTGCTGCCCTGCTCGTTCACGCCCGCTCCTGATGTGCTCATCCGCTGGTACAGACAGGAAGTGCTCATCCTCAGCTTCCTGCCAGCAGAGGGCCAGCAGGGTGACCACGCCAACGTGTCGTTGTTCAGGGACCAGGTCGCCCATGGCAACGCTTCCCTCCTCCTGCAGCACAGCTCCCCTGCAGCCAGGGGGCGCTACACATGCCGGGTCAACTCCAGCGCAGACGACGGCGCCATGGTGACCGTTAGGGTGGAAG CTCCCATCAGTGCTGTGAGTATTAGCCTGAGGTCTGAAGAGCAGGTCATGTGCGAGACCAAGGGGGTGTACCCGGCCCCCTCCATCCAGTGGGCCACggcccccccctcgcccccctcccTGCTCCGCAGCTCCACGCGCGTCATCCCGGCCCCCGGGGGGCGCTACGACCTGGACAGCACACTGACCCACCGGCCAACGCACGCCACGTACATCTGCAGCATCAAGGCCAAGTACTCACCGCAGCTGTGGACGGCCACGCTCACGGAgggag cGGATATCGTGGTGAAGACTGACGAAAGTGTGCTGGTGCCCTGCGTGGCTCCAAAGGGCTTCACGCTCCAGAACTTCACGCTCTCCTGGACGTTCAGCCGCAGCCGTAGTGACGACCCCGGCGATGACCCCAGTGTCCTGCTGACCTACGACAGTCGCACGCGGCGGCCCAGCATGCCCTGGGAGGGCGGCGTGGAGCTGGACCCGGAGCAGGTGCTGCTGGGAAACGGATCTCTGCGTCTACTGCGTCCAGACAGTGTGGAGAACACGGGCCGCTACACCTGCTCCTTCTCCGCCCCCCACACCACTCACCTGATACACACCTGGGTCAACATCACCGCAACACACACCGCAGCCatgaccg GCCACAAGGAGTCGGAGCTGTGGATCGTTGCTGTGGTGGTGGCTGTGTTGGCCCTCCTGGTCATCGCCATCCTGCTCTGCAAGAGACGAG CATCTCGTTCTAAGCGGAAGGATGTGACGATTGAGGACCCAGAGACTCAGCCCATGCAGACAG TGAGACCTGTGGGGGAGTCCACAGTAGAGTCCAGCCATCTCACAGAGAACGTGAAGGACACGTACACCTAA